Proteins from one Listeria innocua genomic window:
- a CDS encoding aldo/keto reductase → MEKIIVQGRKNGKQIEIACSNLVMGAGDFLRADNMDFAGPILDQYFEMGGNIFDTARHYRHSEKAIGTWMKARGNRDSVIIQTKGGHPVREASDVPRVTAEAIHEDISVSLDTLQTDHVELFALHRDNPEVEVGEIMEAMHQEVEDGRVYAIGLSNWELPRIIEANEYAVSHGLTPLSFNSPNFSLAKVNRPRWENCVSANEAMINWHEKTGLPLFSWSSQAGGFFSGRFSKEDRSDTEMVEVYYSEANWERFSRAKQLAKQKGCTPIQISLAYVLTQSFPTAAVIGPENAAELKSSVLAAEITLTQAEVDWLDLKA, encoded by the coding sequence ATGGAAAAAATTATTGTTCAAGGAAGGAAAAATGGCAAACAAATCGAGATAGCTTGTTCGAATTTAGTCATGGGAGCTGGAGATTTTTTACGCGCTGATAATATGGATTTTGCTGGTCCGATACTAGATCAATATTTTGAAATGGGCGGAAATATATTTGATACCGCGCGCCATTATCGTCATAGCGAAAAAGCAATCGGCACGTGGATGAAAGCTCGTGGTAATCGCGATAGTGTAATTATCCAAACAAAAGGCGGACATCCGGTACGAGAAGCAAGCGATGTGCCACGAGTTACGGCAGAAGCAATCCATGAAGATATTTCCGTTAGTTTAGACACGCTACAAACAGATCATGTCGAATTATTTGCACTTCACCGTGATAATCCAGAAGTAGAAGTGGGTGAGATCATGGAAGCAATGCATCAAGAAGTGGAAGATGGCCGGGTATATGCTATTGGATTATCTAACTGGGAATTACCGCGGATTATCGAAGCAAACGAATATGCAGTAAGCCATGGTTTAACCCCATTAAGCTTCAATAGCCCTAATTTTAGTTTGGCAAAAGTGAATCGACCACGCTGGGAAAATTGTGTTTCAGCAAACGAAGCGATGATTAACTGGCATGAAAAAACGGGCTTGCCGCTATTTTCTTGGTCGTCACAAGCTGGCGGGTTTTTCTCCGGTCGATTTTCTAAAGAAGATAGAAGTGATACGGAAATGGTAGAAGTTTATTATAGTGAAGCAAACTGGGAACGATTCAGTCGCGCCAAACAACTCGCTAAACAAAAGGGCTGTACACCAATTCAAATTTCGCTCGCGTATGTTTTAACACAATCTTTCCCAACAGCCGCAGTTATCGGACCGGAAAATGCTGCTGAACTTAAGTCGTCTGTTTTGGCAGCAGAAATTACGTTAACGCAAGCAGAAGTTGACTGGCTTGATTTAAAGGCATAA
- a CDS encoding sugar phosphate isomerase/epimerase family protein, with protein sequence MDIQAKIAVQLYSVRKEMERDLEGTLQKIHEIGFRYVQLDGMRGNDPAEVLRLLQKYELKVIGMHIKHDRFMNDLDGIIEEAYYFGCKTVFDKYIEEEDQTTAGYIATKEALIEAAGKLHALGFRIGLHNPEYDFNECINGRRVMDFITDPVNGICIYAEPDTYWIKAAGHDETEFIKRYSGRAPIVHMKDFISGFELEDMDNNLVEMGEGEVNFRAIIEWGETNGVEYYCIEQDRSKRNMFETLEASYNYLIEL encoded by the coding sequence ATGGATATTCAAGCGAAAATAGCAGTCCAACTATATTCAGTAAGAAAAGAAATGGAACGCGATTTAGAAGGTACGCTCCAGAAAATTCACGAAATCGGCTTTCGTTATGTGCAACTTGATGGTATGCGAGGCAATGATCCGGCAGAGGTTTTACGCTTACTTCAAAAATATGAGTTGAAAGTTATCGGGATGCACATTAAACACGACCGCTTTATGAATGATTTAGACGGTATTATTGAAGAAGCTTATTACTTCGGTTGTAAAACAGTTTTTGATAAATATATTGAAGAGGAAGACCAAACAACTGCGGGTTACATTGCAACAAAAGAAGCACTCATAGAAGCAGCAGGAAAGTTACACGCACTCGGTTTTCGCATCGGTCTTCACAATCCGGAATACGATTTTAATGAATGCATCAATGGCCGCCGAGTGATGGATTTTATCACAGATCCAGTTAATGGAATTTGCATTTACGCAGAACCAGATACGTACTGGATTAAAGCAGCCGGACATGATGAAACGGAATTTATTAAACGATACAGTGGACGGGCGCCAATTGTTCATATGAAAGACTTTATAAGTGGTTTTGAGCTAGAAGATATGGATAATAACCTCGTTGAAATGGGCGAGGGCGAAGTAAATTTCCGCGCTATCATCGAGTGGGGCGAAACTAATGGAGTGGAATATTATTGTATCGAGCAAGATAGATCGAAACGAAATATGTTCGAAACTTTAGAAGCAAGTTACAACTATTTAATAGAACTATAG
- a CDS encoding collagen binding domain-containing protein → MKKKWLIFAIIFLIASGFLSPKAEAATDYGSSFFTNVALQNQNGDPVTNFKENSKVRVAYDFVITQPVVSGETMTLTIPDQLKLINFGGFPVNDASGNTIANATIDPATGTITLTFTDYVNTHTNLSGSLFYNATFNSKNIQTDQVNPIQFPVNNTTQTINTYISKVTTGGGTGSPTIVFKQGRMDDKDTSIIHWTVTLNNALTPIDNAIYTDTLGTGQNLLGNATIKYRDANKKVLSTNVQPIALDSNRNFELTIGTLNNQSVVITYDTKITTKQKSYTNKATLSGDNLDAVSRNATVNDYGSGGQGTGTPPPTPPVKEEPPFIPADKQPIEKIVETDFGPIEVVKDSEQDGKIKVIYKVKSGDTLPGVAKKFDVTVAEIKDWNHLSSDNLQTGQKLQLTIEKTLLSKITVPTPQKVTSTTRVDGAVNASGTLPHTGDESPLIPFLAGVSLVAIGLTFGRKN, encoded by the coding sequence ATGAAAAAAAAGTGGCTAATTTTCGCAATCATTTTTTTAATTGCAAGTGGATTTTTGAGCCCAAAAGCAGAGGCTGCAACAGATTACGGTAGCAGCTTTTTTACTAATGTAGCTTTGCAAAATCAAAACGGGGATCCAGTTACTAATTTTAAAGAAAATAGCAAAGTGCGGGTAGCGTATGATTTTGTTATTACGCAACCTGTTGTAAGTGGAGAGACAATGACATTAACGATTCCGGATCAGCTAAAATTAATCAATTTCGGTGGTTTTCCAGTGAATGATGCATCAGGAAATACTATTGCGAATGCGACAATTGATCCAGCGACAGGAACGATTACCTTAACTTTTACAGATTACGTCAATACACATACAAACTTAAGTGGTAGCTTGTTTTATAATGCCACTTTTAACAGCAAGAATATCCAAACAGACCAAGTGAATCCAATCCAGTTTCCAGTAAATAACACCACGCAAACCATTAATACTTATATAAGCAAAGTAACAACAGGTGGCGGTACTGGCTCACCTACTATCGTCTTTAAACAAGGGCGAATGGATGATAAGGACACGAGTATTATTCATTGGACTGTTACACTAAACAATGCACTTACACCAATTGATAATGCGATTTACACCGATACACTTGGAACTGGCCAAAATCTTCTTGGAAATGCAACAATCAAATACCGCGACGCAAATAAAAAAGTTCTATCCACCAACGTCCAACCTATTGCGCTCGATAGTAATCGTAATTTTGAATTAACAATCGGTACACTGAACAATCAATCAGTCGTCATTACTTACGATACTAAAATCACCACGAAACAAAAAAGTTATACAAATAAAGCCACTTTATCAGGTGACAATTTAGATGCAGTTTCAAGAAATGCAACCGTTAATGATTACGGAAGCGGCGGACAAGGGACAGGAACACCGCCACCAACACCGCCAGTTAAAGAAGAACCACCATTTATCCCAGCAGATAAACAACCAATTGAAAAAATCGTTGAAACAGACTTTGGACCAATTGAAGTTGTCAAAGATTCCGAACAAGATGGTAAAATCAAAGTCATTTATAAAGTGAAAAGTGGCGATACTTTACCAGGCGTTGCTAAAAAATTCGATGTGACTGTTGCAGAAATCAAAGACTGGAACCATTTAAGCTCGGATAATTTACAAACGGGACAAAAACTACAATTAACTATCGAAAAAACACTACTATCAAAAATTACCGTCCCAACTCCGCAAAAAGTGACTAGTACAACGAGAGTGGATGGGGCAGTAAACGCATCTGGCACTTTGCCACATACAGGTGACGAAAGCCCACTAATTCCATTTTTGGCTGGAGTAAGTTTGGTTGCAATCGGTTTAACTTTTGGACGTAAAAACTAA
- a CDS encoding PH domain-containing protein: MELENLEKKLPKKIKTVWRQTEGIAVFVFLVCSVAAAIILYYAGASVWWSAIGFGFTLLYAAFIYLFIIPFRFARWSYQIKPDEMEIQHGIIFRSRVLIPMIRIQHVETEQGPLLRRQKLVSLSITTAARTHKIEAVNASESDELRHHILELVKVAKEDV; the protein is encoded by the coding sequence ATGGAACTTGAAAATTTAGAAAAGAAATTACCGAAGAAAATTAAAACTGTATGGCGGCAAACAGAGGGAATTGCTGTTTTTGTTTTTCTTGTTTGTTCGGTGGCTGCGGCAATTATTTTATATTATGCTGGAGCCTCGGTTTGGTGGAGTGCTATTGGATTTGGTTTCACTCTTTTATATGCCGCTTTTATTTACTTATTCATTATTCCGTTTCGTTTTGCGAGGTGGAGCTATCAAATTAAACCTGATGAAATGGAAATTCAGCACGGTATTATTTTTAGAAGTCGTGTATTAATTCCAATGATTCGCATCCAACACGTGGAAACGGAGCAAGGCCCACTACTTAGAAGACAAAAATTAGTTTCCTTATCAATTACAACAGCTGCAAGGACACATAAGATTGAAGCGGTAAACGCATCCGAGTCAGATGAACTTAGACATCATATCCTTGAGCTTGTGAAGGTGGCGAAAGAAGATGTTTGA
- a CDS encoding PH domain-containing protein yields MFEERRLHPIALIKEIITNVRRNIVPIVVGLFSVFRAINSNGYLPNWAVYLIIVIVILLVLTPAVLKYITYKYTLEDQGIRIKYGLIFRKNTYIPYERIQTVQKKQWFFFIPFNVCQILIETAGGNGKAEADLVAVPVSVVDELKDLRDGKKATIQDEVKETEDPEVEVLETEEAPEKTVMLQTKQLILMAVTSGGVFGTLLIVLAFMQQFREVIPTDWMEAQAEELWKMGIIVLIVLIVLILLVLWGISIVTTLFKYFQFKLMKYPNSLVVEKGLLERNHTTISLARIQGITIIESPLRQMLGLVAVKVITAGNSGDEKQSGDILLLPIMKKELALKTLKEMLPDYLFEIEEMERAPKASLRRFLQIYLIWTVIPAIIASILFFPLGLISIILPILAGIKAIASYRATGVFMDKHTLLVQSRPIFSKLTHIIRKERIQGLSLRQSIWMEKGDSRHLNVWLKSGSTSAEAYVRYLNQDQAINVYNWYSPSKTIN; encoded by the coding sequence ATGTTTGAAGAAAGACGCCTCCATCCAATTGCTCTAATTAAAGAAATTATCACAAACGTAAGGCGCAATATTGTTCCTATCGTCGTCGGTTTGTTTTCTGTTTTTCGCGCAATTAATAGCAACGGTTACTTACCGAACTGGGCTGTATATCTTATTATTGTCATCGTTATATTGCTCGTTTTAACCCCCGCGGTTTTAAAATACATTACATATAAATACACACTGGAAGACCAAGGGATTCGTATTAAATACGGTTTGATTTTCCGGAAAAATACTTACATACCTTATGAACGCATTCAAACCGTCCAAAAGAAACAATGGTTTTTCTTTATTCCATTTAACGTCTGCCAAATTTTAATTGAAACAGCAGGTGGTAATGGTAAAGCGGAGGCCGACTTAGTTGCTGTTCCTGTGAGCGTGGTCGACGAATTAAAAGATTTACGTGACGGGAAAAAAGCAACCATACAAGATGAAGTGAAAGAAACCGAAGATCCAGAAGTAGAAGTGCTTGAGACAGAAGAAGCTCCAGAAAAAACGGTGATGTTACAAACAAAACAACTCATATTAATGGCCGTAACATCAGGTGGAGTTTTCGGAACGCTCCTAATCGTCCTCGCATTCATGCAACAATTCCGTGAAGTCATTCCGACAGATTGGATGGAAGCTCAAGCAGAAGAATTATGGAAAATGGGAATAATTGTACTTATTGTCTTAATCGTTTTGATTCTCCTAGTATTATGGGGCATCTCGATTGTTACGACTCTTTTCAAATATTTCCAGTTCAAACTAATGAAATACCCCAATTCCCTAGTCGTGGAAAAAGGATTATTAGAACGAAACCATACAACTATATCACTTGCCCGGATTCAAGGAATTACCATTATTGAATCACCACTACGACAAATGCTTGGACTAGTTGCTGTCAAGGTAATTACAGCCGGCAACTCAGGTGATGAAAAACAATCAGGTGACATTTTACTCTTACCAATTATGAAAAAAGAGTTGGCCTTAAAAACGTTAAAAGAAATGCTACCCGATTATTTATTTGAAATAGAAGAAATGGAACGTGCTCCAAAAGCAAGTTTGCGCAGATTTTTGCAGATTTACCTCATTTGGACAGTCATTCCGGCTATTATAGCAAGTATATTATTCTTCCCACTTGGCTTAATTAGTATTATTTTACCAATTTTAGCGGGAATAAAAGCGATAGCAAGTTACCGGGCGACTGGGGTTTTCATGGATAAACACACACTACTCGTACAGTCACGACCAATTTTCTCTAAGTTAACCCATATTATCCGTAAAGAACGAATCCAAGGTTTAAGCTTACGACAAAGCATTTGGATGGAAAAAGGGGATTCGCGCCATTTAAATGTGTGGCTTAAATCTGGCAGTACAAGCGCTGAGGCATATGTGCGCTATTTAAATCAAGACCAAGCAATAAACGTATACAACTGGTACAGCCCATCAAAAACGATTAATTAA
- the hemG gene encoding protoporphyrinogen oxidase, which produces MKHIVIIGGGLSGLAAAYELQKTHPNYTWELVEKDEKLGGKFETVKRDGFLIEKGPDSFLARKPAGVGLVKDLGLEDKLIANATGRSYIYHQKALHPIPEGSVMGIPTDREALLASTLVSEIGKARALQEPTIEPNNQETDQPLGEFFEARFGKELVKTIIEPLLSGIYAGDIYKMSLRATFPQFEQTVRKYGNLMDGLKESTMQTTGTKGTIGAFRTLEGGLDRLPKAIADALPAENLHTAKQATQITKKNTSYEISFADGDKKEADGVIIAATHDALIHLLAETTTAPFAGQPLTTLATVSLAYDEKDVPILPDGTGYLVARTAPYKTTACTWVQKKWPHMVPKDKMLLRGFVGKAGESWLEQASDEAIVTAVLTDYAEIMDLHAAPLFYEVSRMKSAMPQYLVDHQDRLKQLKKNIQTDYPGVYFAGMSYEGVGIPDCIAGAQTAVTELADFLEEV; this is translated from the coding sequence GTGAAACACATAGTGATTATCGGAGGCGGCTTATCGGGGCTTGCAGCAGCTTATGAACTACAAAAAACACATCCGAATTATACGTGGGAATTAGTTGAAAAAGACGAGAAATTAGGCGGGAAATTTGAAACAGTAAAACGGGACGGATTTTTAATTGAAAAAGGCCCAGATTCCTTTTTAGCTAGAAAGCCAGCTGGAGTGGGCTTAGTGAAGGACTTAGGACTCGAAGATAAATTAATTGCAAATGCGACAGGACGGTCTTACATTTACCATCAAAAAGCACTTCATCCAATTCCAGAAGGTTCTGTGATGGGAATTCCAACTGATAGAGAAGCACTTCTAGCTAGCACGCTTGTCTCTGAAATAGGCAAAGCACGCGCACTCCAAGAACCGACAATCGAACCAAATAATCAAGAAACAGATCAGCCACTTGGCGAATTCTTTGAAGCGCGTTTCGGCAAGGAATTAGTGAAAACAATCATTGAACCTCTTTTATCAGGAATTTACGCGGGTGATATATACAAAATGAGTTTGCGTGCTACATTTCCGCAATTTGAACAAACCGTCAGAAAGTATGGAAATCTAATGGACGGGTTGAAGGAAAGTACTATGCAAACAACTGGCACAAAAGGAACCATTGGCGCCTTTCGAACGTTAGAAGGAGGCTTAGACCGTTTACCAAAAGCAATTGCCGACGCCCTGCCAGCTGAAAACTTGCATACAGCGAAACAAGCAACACAAATCACGAAAAAAAATACTTCTTATGAAATTTCTTTTGCTGATGGAGATAAAAAAGAAGCAGATGGCGTTATTATTGCAGCTACACATGATGCCCTGATTCATTTGTTAGCAGAAACGACCACAGCACCTTTTGCAGGACAACCACTAACGACACTCGCGACGGTTTCGTTAGCTTACGACGAAAAAGATGTACCCATTTTGCCGGATGGAACAGGTTATTTAGTTGCTCGAACCGCGCCGTATAAAACAACTGCTTGTACGTGGGTGCAAAAAAAATGGCCTCACATGGTACCAAAAGATAAAATGTTATTACGGGGCTTTGTTGGTAAAGCTGGTGAATCTTGGTTAGAGCAAGCAAGTGATGAAGCAATCGTCACTGCTGTACTAACAGATTATGCGGAAATAATGGATTTACATGCCGCCCCACTTTTTTATGAAGTAAGTCGAATGAAATCAGCTATGCCGCAGTATTTAGTAGATCACCAAGATCGTCTTAAACAATTGAAAAAAAACATCCAGACAGACTATCCAGGTGTTTATTTTGCAGGGATGAGTTACGAAGGTGTAGGAATTCCTGACTGTATAGCTGGAGCACAAACTGCGGTTACTGAATTAGCAGATTTCTTGGAAGAGGTGTAA
- the acpS gene encoding holo-ACP synthase gives MIKGIGLDMIDLDRVKQAVEKNPRFIERILTEKETKQYEKYEGSRKIEFLAGRFAAKEAYAKANGTGFGKHLSFTDVEILQVEDGRPHVTMPIKQGETVFVSITHTARSAAAQVIIEQ, from the coding sequence ATGATTAAAGGAATTGGACTCGATATGATCGATTTAGACCGTGTAAAACAAGCGGTCGAAAAGAACCCTCGCTTTATCGAACGAATTTTAACAGAAAAAGAAACTAAACAATATGAAAAATACGAAGGTAGCCGTAAAATTGAGTTTTTAGCAGGACGTTTCGCAGCAAAAGAAGCGTATGCGAAAGCTAATGGAACTGGATTTGGTAAACATTTAAGTTTTACTGATGTAGAAATTTTACAAGTTGAAGATGGGCGACCGCACGTAACGATGCCGATAAAACAAGGTGAAACTGTTTTTGTGAGTATCACCCATACAGCCAGATCAGCCGCAGCACAAGTGATAATTGAACAATAG
- the alr gene encoding alanine racemase, whose amino-acid sequence MVTGWHRPTWIEIDRAAIRENIKNEQNKLPDKVALWAVVKANAYGHGIIETAKIAKEAGAKGFCVAILDEALALREAGFRNEFILVLGATRKEDANLAAKNNISVTVFREDWLDDLTLEAPLRIHLKVDSGMGRLGIRSREEAQRIETTVAIDHQMILEGIYTHFATADQLETSYFEQQLAKFQAILSSLTTRPTFVHTANSAASLLQPQIDFDAIRFGISMYGLTPSTEIKNSLPFELKPALALYTEMVHVKELAPGDSVSYGATYTATEKEWVATLPIGYADGLIRHYSGFHVLVEGERAPIIGRICMDQTIIKLPREFQTGTKVTIIGSDHGNKVTADDAAEYLGTINYEVTCLLTERIPRKYIN is encoded by the coding sequence GTGGTAACAGGCTGGCACCGTCCGACATGGATTGAAATTGACCGCGCAGCAATTCGCGAAAATATAAAAAATGAACAAAATAAACTACCAGATAAGGTGGCACTTTGGGCCGTAGTAAAAGCAAATGCATACGGTCACGGAATTATTGAAACAGCAAAAATAGCGAAAGAAGCCGGAGCAAAAGGTTTTTGTGTCGCTATTTTAGATGAAGCTCTTGCATTAAGAGAAGCTGGGTTTCGAAATGAATTTATTCTCGTCTTAGGGGCAACTAGAAAAGAAGACGCCAACCTTGCTGCTAAAAATAATATCTCAGTTACTGTTTTTAGAGAAGATTGGTTGGACGATTTAACTTTAGAGGCGCCACTCCGGATTCATTTAAAAGTAGATAGTGGCATGGGACGCCTTGGTATTCGTAGTAGAGAAGAAGCACAGCGAATCGAAACAACAGTAGCGATAGATCATCAAATGATTTTAGAAGGTATTTATACGCATTTTGCGACAGCCGATCAATTAGAAACAAGTTATTTTGAACAACAATTAGCAAAATTCCAAGCAATTTTAAGTAGTTTAACAACACGCCCAACATTCGTTCATACAGCAAATTCAGCAGCTTCATTGCTACAACCGCAAATTGATTTCGATGCTATTCGCTTTGGGATTTCGATGTATGGTTTAACACCTTCCACGGAAATTAAAAATAGTTTGCCCTTTGAACTTAAACCTGCACTTGCACTTTATACGGAAATGGTTCATGTGAAAGAACTAGCGCCAGGTGACAGTGTTAGCTACGGCGCAACTTATACAGCAACCGAAAAAGAATGGGTTGCGACATTACCAATTGGTTATGCAGATGGCCTTATTCGCCATTATAGTGGCTTTCATGTTTTAGTAGAAGGCGAGCGGGCACCAATTATCGGAAGGATTTGTATGGATCAAACCATCATAAAACTTCCTCGTGAATTTCAAACTGGTACAAAAGTAACGATAATCGGTTCAGATCATGGAAATAAGGTAACAGCAGATGATGCAGCAGAATATTTAGGCACAATTAATTATGAAGTTACTTGTTTGTTAACGGAGCGCATACCAAGGAAATACATCAATTAG
- a CDS encoding CopG family ribbon-helix-helix protein: protein MLEKEKRMIISVELTQEMVQELDVVVEKEKMGRSEVIMEATQQFLQEKRARELRDEMERGYAEMATINFAIACECTHVEAEAEDRNISILGG from the coding sequence GTGTTAGAGAAAGAAAAACGGATGATAATATCCGTAGAACTGACACAGGAAATGGTACAAGAACTCGACGTAGTTGTAGAAAAAGAAAAAATGGGGCGGAGTGAAGTTATAATGGAAGCAACGCAACAATTTTTACAGGAGAAAAGAGCTCGTGAATTAAGAGACGAGATGGAACGCGGCTATGCAGAAATGGCGACGATTAATTTCGCTATCGCGTGCGAGTGTACTCATGTCGAAGCAGAGGCAGAAGACAGGAATATTAGTATTTTAGGAGGTTAA
- a CDS encoding type II toxin-antitoxin system PemK/MazF family toxin — translation MMVKRGDVYYADLSPVVGSEQGGIRPVLIIQNDIGNRFSPTVIVAAITAKIQKAKLPTHVEATRKDGFERDSVILLEQIRTIDKQRLTDKITHLDEELMAKVNQALEVSLGVVEF, via the coding sequence CTGATGGTGAAGCGTGGTGACGTTTACTACGCGGACCTTTCCCCCGTGGTCGGAAGCGAGCAAGGGGGAATAAGGCCTGTTCTCATCATTCAAAATGATATTGGTAATAGATTCAGTCCAACTGTGATCGTGGCAGCAATAACTGCAAAAATTCAAAAAGCGAAGTTGCCAACACATGTGGAAGCTACTCGTAAAGACGGCTTTGAAAGAGATTCTGTCATTCTATTAGAACAAATTAGAACGATAGATAAACAACGCCTGACAGATAAGATTACACATTTGGACGAGGAACTAATGGCCAAGGTAAATCAGGCACTTGAAGTCAGTCTAGGAGTAGTAGAATTCTAA
- a CDS encoding RsbT co-antagonist protein RsbRA: protein MYKDFANFIRTNKKDLLNNWMNEMEKQSDPLINDIAKEPMYEETSIEFVDLIVSNITENGSKFNEKLDDFAEKVVHLGWPIHFVTTGLRVFGLLVYTAMRDEDLFLKREEKPEDDAYYRFETWLSSMYNKVVTAYADTWEKTVSIQKSALQELSAPLLPIFEKISVMPLIGTIDTERAKLIIENLLIGVVKNRSEVVLIDITGVPVVDTMVAHHIIQASEAVRLVGCQAMLVGIRPEIAQTIVNLGIELDQIITTNTMKKGMERALALTNREIVEKEG from the coding sequence ATGTATAAAGATTTTGCAAACTTCATCCGTACAAATAAAAAAGACTTACTAAATAATTGGATGAATGAAATGGAGAAACAATCAGATCCGCTTATTAACGACATCGCTAAAGAACCGATGTACGAAGAAACAAGCATTGAATTTGTTGATTTGATTGTCTCGAATATTACTGAAAATGGCTCTAAGTTTAATGAAAAACTTGATGATTTTGCAGAGAAAGTGGTCCACCTAGGTTGGCCGATTCATTTTGTCACCACTGGCCTACGAGTTTTCGGGCTTTTAGTATATACAGCGATGAGAGATGAAGATTTATTCTTAAAAAGAGAAGAAAAACCAGAAGATGATGCCTATTATCGCTTTGAAACATGGCTTTCCTCCATGTATAACAAAGTGGTCACTGCCTACGCGGATACGTGGGAAAAGACAGTTTCTATCCAAAAAAGTGCTTTACAGGAATTATCCGCACCACTTTTACCAATATTTGAAAAAATTTCTGTAATGCCGCTAATTGGAACGATTGACACAGAAAGAGCTAAGTTAATCATAGAAAACTTACTAATAGGCGTTGTAAAAAATCGGTCAGAAGTGGTTTTGATTGATATTACGGGAGTTCCTGTTGTTGATACAATGGTTGCGCACCATATCATTCAAGCATCAGAAGCAGTTAGACTTGTCGGCTGTCAGGCAATGCTTGTAGGTATTAGACCAGAAATCGCGCAAACTATCGTTAACCTAGGAATTGAATTAGATCAGATTATCACGACCAACACAATGAAAAAAGGCATGGAGCGTGCGCTAGCCTTGACGAACAGAGAGATAGTAGAAAAAGAGGGGTGA
- a CDS encoding STAS domain-containing protein, whose amino-acid sequence MGIPILKLGECLLISIQGELDDHTAVEFQEDLLAKIHETSARGVVIDITSIDFIDSFIAKILGDVVSMSKLMGAKVVVTGIQPAVAITLIELGITFSGVLSAMDLESGLEKLKQELGE is encoded by the coding sequence GTGGGGATACCAATCTTAAAGTTAGGTGAATGTTTATTAATTTCTATCCAGGGTGAATTAGATGATCATACTGCGGTAGAGTTCCAGGAAGATTTACTTGCAAAAATCCATGAAACGTCGGCCAGAGGAGTAGTCATTGATATAACTTCGATCGATTTTATTGATTCATTTATTGCAAAGATTCTTGGAGATGTAGTAAGTATGTCTAAATTGATGGGTGCAAAAGTGGTTGTAACTGGGATACAGCCAGCAGTTGCGATTACACTAATTGAACTCGGAATTACGTTTAGTGGAGTGCTTTCAGCGATGGATCTTGAAAGTGGTCTCGAAAAACTTAAACAGGAATTGGGGGAATGA
- a CDS encoding anti-sigma regulatory factor has translation MTFQSCVKIINEWDIVAARQLGRKISKEIGFGTVDQARITTAISELARNIFLYAGRGEICIEKVSESGKQGMIIVAKDKGPGIVDIRKVMQDGYTTSGGLGAGLPGVKRLMDSFDIESSIEGDTRGTVITTTKWVR, from the coding sequence ATGACATTCCAATCCTGTGTAAAGATAATTAATGAATGGGACATTGTGGCTGCACGACAATTAGGTAGAAAAATATCCAAAGAAATTGGCTTTGGAACGGTTGACCAAGCAAGAATTACAACAGCCATCAGTGAACTAGCAAGAAACATTTTCCTTTATGCTGGAAGAGGAGAGATTTGCATCGAAAAAGTAAGCGAATCCGGTAAGCAAGGAATGATTATTGTGGCCAAAGATAAAGGCCCAGGAATTGTAGATATTAGAAAAGTAATGCAAGATGGTTATACTACATCTGGCGGTCTTGGAGCAGGTCTCCCGGGAGTTAAACGCTTAATGGACAGTTTTGATATTGAATCCAGCATTGAAGGCGACACAAGAGGAACGGTAATTACAACAACGAAATGGGTTCGGTAA